A genome region from Gossypium hirsutum isolate 1008001.06 chromosome A04, Gossypium_hirsutum_v2.1, whole genome shotgun sequence includes the following:
- the LOC107947785 gene encoding uncharacterized protein, translating into MQFTPIPMMYRELYQSLYNAHAIAPFHLKPLQPSYPKRYDANARCEYHAGIPGHSMKNCIDFKKVVERLIKMGVVKFDNTPITENPFPNHGDQGVNAIGEASQRRMKEDVAEVRMPMKVIWEEMMKRGMLTSKNERRETRNYGEFHEKKGHKVQDYVEFKALVQGFINNKELQIFEGSSCEKQVCVLEDKHEGASRPRIVIYLLGNNEVGVQMVPKVIIHKPTPFPYKDSKKVPWSYDCSVTVLEEENIASTSKDVQVEGSHTQSGKRYDTVGIREEPKTTNNVSAEKEKEAKVPVKEPVKEEEAKEFLKFLKHSEYSVVEQLHRQPTRILVLALLLSSEVHRDALMMVLNETYVTHDISVNKLDQLVNNISADNFIYFNDDEIPPGGRGSTKALHITT; encoded by the coding sequence ATGCAGTTCACACCTATCCCTATGatgtatcgtgagctttatcaaagcttatacaaTGCGCATGCTATTGCTCCTTTTCACTTGAAACCACTACAGCCTTCATATCCCAAACGGTACGATGCAAATGCCAGATGCGAATACCATGCTGGAATACCGGGACATTCGATGAAAAACTGTATCGATTTTAAGAAGGTCGTAGAGAGGCTTATTAAGATGGGGGTAGTGAAGTTCGACAATACCCCTATTACTGAAAACCCATTTCCAAATCATGGCGATCAAGGAGTGAACGCCATTGGCGAAGCCAGTCAGAGGAGAATGAAGGAAGATGTTGCTGAGGTGAGGATGCCTATGAAGGTGATTTGGGAGGAGATGATGAAGAGAGGTATGTTAACCTCTAAAAATGAGAGAAGAGAAACAAGGAACTATGGTGAGTTCCATGAGAAAAAAGGACATAAAGTTCAAGATTATGTAGAATTCAAGGCCTTGGTGCAAGGCTTTATAAACAACAAAGAACTACAAATTTTTGAAGGTAGCTCTTGTGAAAAACAAGTATGTGTGCTAGAGGATAAACATGAAGGAGCTAGCCGGCCAAGGATTGTTATTTACCTACTGGGGAATAATGAAGTGGGGGTACAAATGGTGCCTAAGGTCATTATCCATAAGCCTACGCCTTTCCCTtataaggatagcaaaaaggtacCATGGAGCTATGACTGCAGTGTGACAGTGCTAGAGGAGGAGAATATAGCCAGCACGTCTAAAGATGTACAAGTTGAGGGTTCCCATACACAAAGTGGGAAGCGGTATGATACGGTGGGCATTAGAGAGGAGCCCAAAACAACAAATAATGTTAGTGCAGAGAAGGAGAAAGAGGCTAAAGTGCCTGTCAAGGAGCCAGTAAAGGAGGAGGAGGctaaggaatttctaaagttccttaagcatagcgagtatagcgtggttgAGCAGTTGCATAGGCAGCCGACTCGCATATTAGTATTGGCTCTACTTCTGAGTTCTGAGGTACATCGGGATGCATTGATGATGGTGCTCAACGAAACATATGTCACTCATGACATATCTGTTAACAAGTTGGACCAGTTGGTGAATAACATAAGTGCGGATAATTTCATCTACTTTAATGATGACGAAATCCCACCGGGGGGCAGGGGGTCAActaaggccttgcacatcaccaCTTGA